In Halorussus sp. MSC15.2, a genomic segment contains:
- the mdh gene encoding malate dehydrogenase gives MTKISVVGAAGTVGAAAAYNIALRDIADELVLVDIPDKEEDTVGQAADVNHGAAYDSNTTVRQGGYEATEGSDVVVITAGIPRQPGQTRIDLAGDNAPIMEDIGSSVAEYNDDFVTITTSNPVDLLNRHLYETGERSREKVIGFGGRLDSARFRYVLSQRFDEPVQNVEATILGEHGDAQVPVFSKVRANGKDPEFSDDEKEEILEELKQSAMNVIEKKGATQWGPATGVGHMVEAVVRDTGEVLPGSVKLEGEYGHDDVALGVPVKLGEGGVQEVVEWDLTEFEREQLGEAADKLSEQYDEIA, from the coding sequence ATGACGAAAATCAGCGTGGTCGGCGCGGCCGGAACCGTCGGGGCCGCGGCGGCGTACAACATCGCGCTTCGGGACATCGCGGACGAACTGGTACTCGTAGACATCCCGGACAAGGAGGAGGACACCGTCGGGCAGGCCGCCGACGTGAACCACGGGGCCGCCTACGACTCGAACACCACGGTCCGTCAGGGCGGTTACGAGGCGACCGAAGGGTCCGACGTGGTCGTCATCACGGCCGGGATTCCGCGCCAACCTGGCCAGACCCGAATCGACCTCGCAGGCGACAACGCGCCCATCATGGAGGACATCGGCTCCTCCGTCGCGGAGTACAACGACGACTTCGTGACGATTACGACCTCGAACCCAGTGGACCTGCTGAACCGCCACCTCTACGAGACCGGCGAGCGCTCGCGCGAGAAGGTCATCGGGTTCGGCGGCCGACTCGACTCCGCGCGCTTCCGCTACGTGCTGAGCCAGCGCTTCGACGAACCCGTCCAGAACGTCGAGGCGACGATTCTGGGCGAACACGGCGACGCGCAGGTCCCGGTGTTCTCGAAGGTCCGCGCAAACGGCAAGGACCCCGAGTTCAGCGACGACGAGAAGGAGGAGATTCTGGAGGAACTCAAGCAGAGCGCGATGAACGTCATCGAGAAGAAGGGCGCGACCCAGTGGGGTCCCGCCACCGGCGTCGGCCACATGGTCGAAGCCGTGGTCCGAGATACCGGCGAGGTCCTGCCCGGTTCGGTCAAACTCGAAGGCGAGTACGGCCACGACGACGTGGCGCTCGGCGTCCCCGTCAAACTCGGCGAGGGCGGCGTGCAGGAAGTCGTGGAGTGGGACCTGACCGAGTTCGAGCGCGAGCAACTCGGCGAGGCCGCGGACAAACTCTCGGAGCAGTACGACGAAATCGCGTAG
- a CDS encoding DEAD/DEAH box helicase — translation MVIATPQVVENDLVGSRIDLRDVTHVTFDECHRATGDYAYNYIAERYHQDAEKPLVTGMSASPGGDEEEILEVCENLGIENVEVMTEEDSDVDDYTHDTEVEWERVELPDEVLEIRDALNDVVEDRLEKLKELGITRKTSADLSETDIKKMRAELQQLIDNDQSEGYKGMSALAEIRKLRTAVTYVETQSVEALRRYFERQRNAAKSSGASKASQRFVSEPKVQEAMRRAEEYDGLHPKYSRARMRIAETLGIENGERVIVFTESRDTAEALTEFLGEHFDTQRFVGQGDKEGSDGMTQNEQQEVLDRFKANEFEVLVSTSVAEEGLDVPEVDLVMFYEPVPTAIRSIQRKGRTGRQAEGRVAVLLAEDTRDEAYFWISKRREDEMEDELRKLKGVADEVEEELDDSQRQLADFDSGGSGSEDGDSQTDVEPGLQAFDASDDGDDEAEDGGAKDDAETAGSDRDDSEETADAEEVADETEGVVATAEPDDETVEIVADQRELDSTIARDLSTREGIETRLETLSVGDYVLSDRVVVERKSVTDFLDTLTGGDRSMFEQLGDATRHYARPVLILEGEGLYEERNVHPNAVRGALASLAVDFGTSVLRTTGEDDTADLLEVIATREQDKDDREVSVHGEKASKTLAEQQEYVVSSIADIGPVTARSLLEEFKTVEAVMTAREDDLLDVQGVGEVTAERIREVVGSEYDR, via the coding sequence GTGGTCATCGCGACCCCGCAGGTCGTGGAGAACGACCTCGTCGGAAGCCGAATCGACCTGCGCGACGTGACCCACGTCACCTTCGACGAGTGTCACCGCGCGACCGGCGACTACGCCTACAACTACATCGCCGAGCGCTACCATCAGGACGCCGAGAAGCCGCTCGTGACGGGGATGAGCGCCTCGCCCGGCGGCGACGAGGAGGAGATACTGGAGGTCTGCGAGAACCTCGGCATCGAGAACGTGGAGGTGATGACCGAGGAGGACTCCGACGTGGACGACTACACCCACGACACCGAGGTGGAGTGGGAGCGCGTCGAACTGCCCGACGAGGTGCTGGAGATTCGGGACGCGCTCAACGACGTCGTGGAGGACCGACTGGAGAAACTGAAGGAACTCGGCATCACCCGCAAGACGAGCGCCGACCTCTCGGAGACCGACATCAAGAAGATGCGGGCCGAACTCCAGCAACTCATCGACAACGACCAGTCGGAGGGGTACAAGGGGATGTCGGCGCTCGCCGAGATTCGAAAGCTGCGGACCGCGGTGACTTACGTCGAGACCCAGAGCGTCGAGGCGCTCCGGCGGTACTTCGAGCGCCAGCGCAACGCCGCCAAGTCCTCGGGCGCGTCGAAGGCGAGCCAGCGGTTCGTCTCCGAACCCAAAGTGCAGGAGGCGATGCGGAGAGCCGAGGAGTACGACGGTCTCCACCCGAAATACTCCCGTGCCCGGATGCGAATCGCCGAGACGCTCGGCATCGAGAACGGCGAGCGCGTCATCGTGTTCACGGAGTCCCGCGACACCGCGGAGGCCCTGACCGAGTTCTTGGGCGAGCACTTCGACACCCAGCGGTTCGTCGGGCAGGGCGACAAGGAGGGCAGCGATGGAATGACCCAGAACGAACAGCAGGAGGTGCTGGACCGGTTCAAGGCCAACGAGTTCGAGGTGCTGGTCTCGACGTCGGTCGCCGAGGAGGGTCTGGACGTGCCCGAGGTTGACCTCGTGATGTTCTACGAACCGGTCCCCACCGCGATTCGGTCCATCCAGCGCAAGGGCCGGACCGGACGACAGGCCGAGGGCCGGGTCGCGGTCCTGCTCGCCGAGGACACCCGCGACGAGGCCTACTTCTGGATTTCCAAGCGCCGCGAGGACGAGATGGAAGACGAACTCCGGAAACTGAAGGGAGTCGCCGACGAGGTCGAGGAGGAACTGGACGACTCCCAGCGCCAACTCGCCGACTTCGATAGCGGCGGGTCGGGCAGCGAGGACGGGGACTCCCAGACCGACGTGGAACCCGGTTTGCAGGCGTTCGATGCGAGCGACGACGGAGACGACGAGGCAGAGGACGGCGGAGCGAAGGACGACGCGGAGACCGCAGGCTCCGACCGCGACGATTCCGAAGAAACCGCGGACGCGGAAGAAGTTGCAGACGAAACGGAGGGCGTCGTGGCCACCGCCGAACCCGACGACGAGACGGTCGAAATCGTCGCCGACCAGCGCGAACTCGACTCCACCATCGCACGCGACCTCTCGACCCGAGAGGGAATCGAGACGCGCCTCGAAACGCTCTCGGTCGGCGACTACGTGCTGAGCGACCGCGTGGTGGTCGAGCGCAAGTCGGTCACCGACTTCCTCGACACCCTGACCGGCGGCGACCGGTCGATGTTCGAGCAGTTGGGCGACGCGACGCGCCACTACGCCCGCCCGGTTCTGATTCTGGAGGGCGAGGGTCTCTACGAGGAGCGGAACGTCCACCCCAACGCGGTCCGCGGGGCGTTGGCGTCGTTGGCGGTCGATTTCGGCACGAGCGTTCTCCGGACGACCGGGGAGGACGACACCGCCGACCTGCTGGAAGTCATCGCCACCCGCGAACAGGACAAGGACGACCGCGAAGTGTCGGTCCACGGCGAGAAGGCGAGCAAGACGCTGGCCGAACAGCAGGAGTACGTCGTCTCCTCCATCGCCGACATCGGTCCCGTGACCGCCCGGTCGCTCTTGGAGGAGTTCAAGACCGTGGAAGCGGTCATGACTGCTCGGGAGGACGATTTACTGGACGTTCAAGGCGTCGGTGAAGTGACCGCCGAACGCATCCGCGAAGTCGTCGGCAGTGAATACGACCGGTAG
- the cgi121 gene encoding KEOPS complex subunit Cgi121 encodes MRLVEGRADIDDLDAFLGDIGEVADEFDCAIQAFDADYVLGRDHLRTAVERADRAFDRGENVARERAVEILLYAAGRRQIDRAFAMGVSEGESDVVVVVHSPDGDGECERAAADAVADLLVPVSGDAGASGTGGEDASAGTLAPDRIDRDAVREFFDVTETELDATDAELADLVRERVALLDVEK; translated from the coding sequence ATGAGACTCGTCGAAGGACGCGCCGACATCGACGACCTCGACGCCTTCCTCGGAGATATCGGGGAAGTCGCCGACGAGTTCGACTGCGCGATTCAGGCGTTCGACGCCGATTACGTCCTCGGCCGCGACCACCTCCGGACGGCCGTCGAACGCGCCGACAGGGCCTTCGACCGCGGCGAGAACGTCGCCCGGGAGCGCGCCGTCGAGATTCTGCTGTACGCCGCGGGACGGAGACAGATAGACCGCGCGTTCGCGATGGGCGTCTCGGAGGGCGAATCCGACGTCGTGGTCGTCGTCCACTCCCCGGACGGCGACGGAGAGTGCGAACGGGCGGCCGCGGACGCAGTCGCCGACTTGCTCGTGCCCGTGAGCGGAGACGCGGGCGCATCTGGAACTGGGGGCGAGGACGCGAGCGCGGGCACACTCGCGCCCGACCGTATCGACCGCGACGCCGTCAGGGAGTTCTTCGACGTGACCGAGACCGAACTGGACGCGACCGACGCGGAACTCGCCGACCTCGTACGCGAGCGGGTGGCCCTGCTGGACGTAGAGAAGTAG
- a CDS encoding universal stress protein, with product MDILVPIDGSECSFRALDFAIEFARRFEASLHVVHITDVETDATDDILDRARERLDEAGVTDEPEVSTDVDLSFRPAERVGKDILELVDERSYDHVVMGHHGGSTIDRAILGSAAHTVVQEEAVPVTIVP from the coding sequence ATGGACATCCTCGTTCCCATCGACGGTTCGGAGTGTAGTTTCCGCGCCCTCGACTTCGCCATCGAGTTCGCCCGCCGATTCGAGGCCTCGCTACACGTCGTCCACATCACCGACGTCGAGACGGACGCGACCGACGACATCCTCGACCGTGCGCGCGAACGCCTCGACGAAGCAGGCGTAACCGACGAACCGGAGGTATCGACCGACGTGGACCTGTCGTTCCGACCGGCCGAGCGGGTCGGCAAAGACATCCTCGAACTGGTGGACGAGCGCAGTTACGACCACGTCGTGATGGGTCATCACGGCGGTAGCACTATCGACAGGGCCATACTCGGAAGCGCCGCGCACACAGTCGTCCAAGAAGAAGCGGTGCCGGTAACTATCGTTCCGTAG
- a CDS encoding IMP cyclohydrolase, with translation MYIGRFLVVGPQVAAYRVSSRSFPNRKIIERDDALTVAPTEDAPETENPYISYNCVRSVEPRSAESANERPGTPTAGGSVVVGNGSHVDPIAEKLELGYPARDALAESLLALDYEKDDYDTPRIAGTVGEESAFVGIVREDALLVREVTTPTLVATYERDAPESFDFAADTAAEAAAEAYELDFEHPVCAAGVARTGEGFEFAVENGD, from the coding sequence ATGTACATCGGACGATTCCTCGTCGTCGGCCCGCAAGTTGCGGCGTATCGCGTCTCGTCGCGGTCGTTCCCGAACCGGAAGATAATCGAGCGCGACGACGCGTTGACCGTCGCGCCGACCGAGGACGCACCCGAGACGGAGAACCCGTACATCTCGTACAACTGCGTCCGTAGCGTCGAACCTCGCTCGGCGGAGAGCGCGAACGAGCGACCGGGAACGCCGACCGCTGGCGGTTCGGTGGTCGTCGGGAACGGGTCGCACGTGGACCCCATCGCCGAGAAACTCGAACTCGGCTATCCCGCACGGGACGCACTCGCCGAGAGTCTGCTCGCACTCGACTACGAGAAGGACGACTACGACACGCCGCGAATCGCGGGGACCGTGGGCGAGGAGTCGGCGTTCGTCGGCATCGTGCGCGAGGACGCGCTGTTGGTCCGAGAGGTGACGACGCCGACGCTCGTCGCGACCTACGAGAGAGACGCGCCCGAGTCGTTCGACTTCGCGGCCGATACCGCCGCGGAGGCCGCCGCGGAGGCCTACGAACTCGACTTCGAGCATCCGGTCTGTGCCGCGGGAGTCGCGCGGACGGGCGAGGGGTTCGAGTTCGCCGTCGAGAACGGAGACTAA
- a CDS encoding BGTF surface domain-containing protein → MSNLQPHPASLPTERHVRNSSTRPAKKRLPENATSPPTPNESADLSVARGDIAVVPLSVPAGANVTVRAGSDDGYSARLDVRDDGNGQVRLLVNTYLARNRTTVAPDTYRAAGDDAVTVTGGTPTEPLESGTYPVTATRKGTVVAERELTVTEPSFRSITARRAVPRLFDAPNVSAVRAANRNEVTASLRSGEYEPEVVEGETLLVRIDAPSLLGVIAAQSGNTTTERFLALHDETEPETDETFEISGPCGGILFHETVTEGGARVLLDYRAGAAYVLLDTTKLEGTYAGGQAVYVEVSPESRLGGAGRELTTSFRVAPRQTAIRPAGTDTVRLTADDRATISGETNLLPGSRVPVRVESRVAPTFERRTSATVTDNGTFTATVDLSTASAPGLFAVHVGPDQFPGEIGEPPGVYWRMSEYGHRQRVTDVNIRQLTLPEGGFLVAYEYDSSTDRFRPVGSATPSDDDLVVDSRTEPGYLLVVAHRDANGNRAFDGPATDSPYRVGDRVVSDWVGVTVDGVEPPGDEPSATFDADRAVTPTTEAPTADPDTVGSTIGSTATTGTAKSTGTTPTTADAGSTTPPDATGVGISGFGPLVAAAALLGATALRLGTRR, encoded by the coding sequence ATGTCGAATCTGCAACCACATCCGGCGTCACTGCCGACCGAAAGACATGTCCGCAACTCCTCAACCCGACCGGCGAAAAAAAGACTTCCCGAGAACGCCACGTCACCTCCGACGCCGAACGAGTCCGCGGACCTCTCCGTCGCCCGCGGCGATATCGCGGTCGTCCCGCTGTCGGTTCCAGCGGGCGCGAACGTCACGGTCAGGGCCGGGTCCGACGACGGGTACAGCGCCAGACTCGACGTCCGAGACGATGGTAACGGGCAAGTCCGACTCCTCGTCAACACCTACCTCGCCAGGAACCGGACGACGGTCGCACCCGATACGTACCGGGCCGCAGGCGACGACGCCGTGACCGTCACCGGCGGAACCCCGACCGAACCGCTAGAATCCGGAACGTACCCTGTGACGGCCACTCGAAAGGGAACCGTCGTCGCGGAGCGCGAGTTGACCGTGACCGAGCCTTCGTTCAGGTCAATCACCGCCCGTCGCGCCGTCCCTCGACTGTTCGACGCGCCGAACGTCAGCGCGGTTCGAGCGGCGAATCGAAACGAGGTGACCGCCTCGCTCCGGTCGGGGGAGTACGAACCTGAAGTCGTCGAGGGCGAGACGCTCCTCGTCCGCATCGACGCGCCGAGCCTCCTCGGCGTAATCGCCGCCCAGTCCGGAAACACGACGACCGAGCGGTTCCTCGCGCTTCACGACGAAACGGAACCGGAGACCGACGAGACGTTCGAAATCAGTGGTCCGTGCGGTGGCATCTTGTTCCACGAAACCGTCACCGAGGGGGGCGCTCGCGTCCTACTCGACTACCGCGCTGGCGCGGCGTACGTCCTGCTCGATACGACAAAGCTCGAAGGGACGTACGCCGGAGGACAGGCCGTCTACGTCGAAGTCTCTCCGGAGAGCCGTCTCGGAGGTGCCGGGCGGGAACTGACCACCTCGTTCCGAGTCGCTCCCCGTCAGACCGCGATTCGACCGGCCGGAACTGACACCGTTCGACTGACCGCCGACGACCGAGCGACGATATCCGGCGAAACGAATCTCCTCCCCGGCTCACGGGTCCCCGTTCGCGTCGAGTCGCGGGTCGCCCCGACGTTCGAGCGCCGGACTTCTGCGACGGTCACGGACAACGGCACGTTCACCGCGACGGTAGACCTCTCGACCGCCTCGGCTCCCGGTCTGTTCGCGGTCCACGTCGGCCCCGACCAGTTCCCCGGAGAAATCGGTGAGCCGCCGGGCGTCTACTGGAGGATGTCAGAATACGGACACCGCCAACGAGTCACCGACGTGAACATTCGACAACTCACGCTTCCCGAGGGCGGTTTCCTCGTCGCCTACGAATACGACTCCTCGACCGACCGATTCCGACCGGTCGGCTCGGCGACCCCGAGCGACGACGACCTCGTGGTGGACTCCCGAACCGAGCCGGGCTACCTCCTCGTCGTCGCACACCGAGACGCCAACGGGAACCGAGCGTTCGACGGTCCGGCGACCGACTCGCCGTACCGGGTCGGCGACCGAGTAGTGAGCGACTGGGTCGGCGTCACCGTCGACGGAGTCGAACCGCCCGGGGACGAACCGTCGGCGACGTTCGACGCCGACCGAGCGGTGACGCCGACGACGGAAGCACCGACCGCCGACCCCGACACGGTCGGTTCCACTATCGGGTCCACTGCAACCACCGGAACCGCTAAGTCCACTGGAACGACCCCGACCACGGCCGACGCTGGCTCCACCACACCCCCCGACGCGACGGGCGTGGGGATATCGGGCTTCGGCCCGCTCGTCGCCGCCGCGGCGCTCCTCGGCGCGACCGCGTTGCGTCTGGGAACGCGTCGGTGA
- a CDS encoding metallophosphoesterase has protein sequence MRIGVLSDVHSNRVALESVFDDMPDVDGLVCAGDVVGYNPWPAECVRMMREREIPTVMGNHDRAVASGTAFRFNQMAKAGVEHARERLSDDQLDWLADLPDERHEFDGRVKIVHGHPDDPDHYTMPEEFSADLLDDEDVLVMGHTHVQYAEEYADGVVMNPGSVGQPRDGDPRAAYAVLDLDDLSVEQRRVEYDIETVRRQVEAVGLPSKIGARLERGQ, from the coding sequence ATGCGAATCGGTGTTCTCTCTGACGTCCACTCGAATCGAGTCGCGCTGGAGTCGGTCTTCGACGACATGCCCGACGTGGACGGACTCGTCTGCGCCGGCGACGTCGTCGGCTACAACCCGTGGCCGGCGGAGTGCGTCCGGATGATGCGCGAGCGCGAGATTCCGACAGTGATGGGCAATCACGACCGCGCCGTCGCCTCCGGCACCGCGTTCCGGTTCAACCAGATGGCGAAGGCCGGCGTCGAACACGCCCGGGAGCGACTCTCGGACGACCAGTTAGACTGGCTTGCCGACCTCCCCGACGAGCGCCACGAGTTCGACGGCCGAGTCAAAATCGTCCACGGTCACCCCGACGACCCGGACCACTACACGATGCCCGAGGAGTTCTCGGCCGACCTGCTCGACGACGAAGACGTGCTCGTGATGGGCCACACTCACGTCCAGTACGCCGAAGAGTACGCCGACGGCGTGGTGATGAACCCCGGAAGCGTTGGCCAACCCCGCGACGGCGACCCGAGAGCGGCGTACGCGGTTCTGGACCTCGACGACCTGTCGGTCGAGCAGCGTCGCGTGGAGTACGACATCGAGACCGTCCGCCGGCAGGTCGAGGCGGTCGGACTGCCGAGCAAAATCGGGGCGCGACTCGAACGGGGGCAGTGA
- a CDS encoding ATP-dependent DNA helicase, with protein MTVAISDIPDLPDGVPEHFREQGIEELYPPQGEAVEAGVADGESVVASVPTASGKTLIAELAMLTSVARGGKALYIVPLRALASEKKAEFEEFEQYGIDVGVSTGNYDSDGDWLAQKDIIVATSEKVDSLVRNGAQWVDDLTCVVADEVHLVDSKNRGPTLEVTLAKLRKLNENLQTVALSATVGNADEIADWLDATLVDSSWRPIDLQKGVLYGQALHLDDGSKKQISRGNEKATAALVEDTLTDEGSSLVFVNSRRNAEAAARRLGDVTRDYLTSEERAELRDIADEIRDASDTQTSDDLADAVEKGSAFHHAGLSSDSRELVEDAFRDRLVKVISATPTLAAGVNTPSRRVIVRDWRRYDGDVGGMAPLDVLEVHQMFGRAGRPGLDLYGEAVLIANSHDELDELFDRYVWADPEPVRSKLAAEPALRTHVLATVASGFADTEDELVSFLERTLYATQTEETGRLETVSQNVLEYLERNEFLEREDGGLRATGLGHRVSQLYIDPMSAAEIIDGLRAAEGRPTALGLFHLVSRTPDMYELYLRSGDREEYTELAYERESEFLGSMPSEFEDNAFEDWLSALKTARLLEDWASELDEDDMAERYGVGPGDIRGKVETAEWLLNAAERLAGELGLDSGAAIREAKKRVEYGVREELLDLAGVRNVGRKRARRLYDAGIESRADLREADKSVVLGALRGRRKTAETILENVGRKDPDLEGVEADGDAETEVGGTGDDGSGQQSLGDFE; from the coding sequence GTGACCGTCGCCATCTCCGACATCCCGGACCTTCCGGACGGAGTACCGGAACACTTCCGCGAGCAGGGCATCGAGGAGTTGTACCCGCCGCAGGGCGAGGCCGTCGAGGCAGGCGTCGCCGACGGCGAGAGCGTGGTGGCGAGCGTTCCGACCGCCAGCGGGAAGACGCTCATCGCCGAGTTGGCGATGTTGACGAGCGTCGCCCGGGGCGGGAAGGCCCTCTACATCGTCCCACTGCGCGCACTGGCGAGCGAGAAGAAGGCGGAGTTCGAGGAGTTCGAGCAGTACGGCATCGACGTGGGCGTCTCGACCGGCAACTACGACAGCGACGGCGACTGGTTGGCCCAAAAGGACATCATCGTCGCCACCAGCGAGAAGGTGGACTCGCTCGTCCGGAACGGGGCGCAGTGGGTGGACGACCTGACCTGCGTGGTCGCCGACGAGGTCCACCTCGTGGACTCGAAGAACCGCGGTCCCACGCTCGAAGTCACCCTCGCCAAACTCCGGAAACTCAACGAGAACCTCCAGACCGTCGCGCTCTCGGCCACGGTCGGCAACGCCGACGAGATAGCCGACTGGCTCGACGCGACCCTCGTGGACTCGTCGTGGCGGCCCATCGACCTCCAGAAAGGCGTTCTCTACGGGCAGGCCCTCCATCTGGACGACGGGTCGAAGAAACAGATTTCGCGAGGCAACGAGAAGGCCACCGCCGCGCTGGTCGAGGACACGCTCACCGACGAGGGGTCGAGTCTGGTGTTCGTCAACTCCCGGCGGAACGCCGAGGCCGCCGCGAGGCGACTCGGCGATGTGACCCGGGACTACCTCACGTCGGAGGAGCGGGCCGAACTCCGCGACATCGCCGACGAAATTCGGGACGCCAGCGACACCCAGACCAGCGACGACCTCGCCGACGCCGTCGAGAAGGGGTCGGCCTTCCACCACGCGGGTCTCTCCAGCGATAGCCGCGAACTCGTCGAAGACGCGTTCCGGGACCGACTCGTCAAGGTCATCTCGGCGACGCCGACGCTGGCCGCGGGGGTCAACACGCCCTCCCGCCGGGTCATCGTCAGGGACTGGCGGCGCTACGACGGCGACGTCGGCGGGATGGCCCCGCTCGACGTGCTGGAGGTCCACCAGATGTTCGGCCGGGCCGGACGCCCCGGACTCGACCTCTACGGCGAGGCGGTGCTCATCGCCAACAGCCACGACGAGTTGGACGAACTGTTCGACCGCTACGTCTGGGCCGACCCCGAACCGGTCCGGTCGAAACTCGCGGCCGAACCCGCGCTCAGGACTCACGTCCTCGCCACGGTCGCCTCCGGGTTCGCCGACACCGAGGACGAACTCGTCTCGTTCCTCGAACGCACGCTCTACGCGACCCAGACGGAGGAGACCGGCCGCCTCGAAACCGTGAGCCAGAACGTCCTCGAGTATCTGGAACGCAACGAGTTCCTCGAACGCGAAGACGGCGGCCTGCGCGCGACCGGACTGGGCCACCGCGTCTCGCAACTCTACATCGACCCGATGAGCGCCGCCGAAATCATCGACGGTCTCCGAGCGGCCGAGGGCCGCCCGACCGCGCTCGGTCTGTTCCACCTCGTCTCGCGCACCCCCGACATGTACGAACTCTACCTCCGGTCGGGCGACCGCGAGGAGTACACCGAACTGGCCTACGAGCGCGAGTCGGAGTTCCTCGGGTCGATGCCATCGGAGTTCGAGGACAACGCCTTCGAGGACTGGCTCTCGGCGCTCAAGACCGCTCGCCTGCTCGAAGACTGGGCCTCCGAGTTGGACGAGGACGACATGGCCGAGCGCTACGGGGTCGGGCCGGGCGACATCCGAGGCAAGGTCGAGACCGCCGAGTGGTTGCTCAACGCGGCCGAGCGACTCGCGGGCGAACTCGGTCTCGACTCTGGCGCGGCCATTCGCGAGGCCAAGAAGCGCGTCGAGTACGGCGTCCGAGAGGAACTGCTCGACCTCGCTGGCGTCCGCAACGTCGGCCGCAAGCGCGCCCGGCGACTCTACGACGCGGGCATCGAGTCGCGGGCCGACCTCCGGGAGGCCGACAAGTCGGTCGTCCTCGGCGCGCTCCGCGGTCGGCGAAAGACCGCCGAGACAATCCTCGAGAACGTCGGGCGCAAGGACCCCGACTTGGAGGGCGTCGAGGCCGACGGCGACGCCGAAACAGAGGTCGGCGGGACCGGCGACGACGGAAGCGGCCAGCAGAGTCTCGGTGATTTCGAATGA
- a CDS encoding Sjogren's syndrome/scleroderma autoantigen 1 family protein, which yields MSSDDSEFDKEAEREKLREKYGDEEQDRENTRRMSELLLQGATMTGKHCDNCGDPIFRYDGQEFCPTCQHEARAQAEGQNGDQSEQAQQSTETPAQAEANADRNQQTAETADRPATDDPDDEPYVEINDVRVADQHADRSDLRRPPSQTDDRRDGQSRDASNRDAPTRDASTRNAVSQRPTDERRSARDRSPANASGHRHAHGATSADRDDLGTAREALVRKLSSLAREAETTDDVARARDLLAATREAAEALAALDRANR from the coding sequence ATGAGCAGCGACGACTCGGAGTTCGACAAGGAGGCCGAGCGCGAGAAACTTCGAGAGAAGTACGGCGACGAGGAGCAGGACCGCGAGAACACGCGTCGGATGAGCGAACTCCTCCTGCAGGGCGCGACGATGACGGGCAAGCACTGCGACAACTGCGGCGACCCCATCTTCCGATACGACGGGCAGGAGTTCTGCCCGACCTGCCAGCACGAGGCGCGCGCGCAGGCCGAGGGACAGAACGGCGACCAGAGCGAGCAGGCCCAGCAGTCCACCGAGACGCCCGCGCAGGCCGAGGCGAACGCCGACCGAAACCAGCAGACCGCCGAAACCGCCGACCGGCCGGCGACCGACGACCCGGACGACGAACCCTACGTCGAAATCAACGACGTGCGAGTCGCCGACCAACACGCCGACCGGTCGGACCTGCGCCGCCCGCCGTCACAGACCGACGACCGCCGCGACGGTCAGTCCCGAGATGCGTCGAATCGCGACGCGCCGACCCGCGACGCATCGACCCGGAACGCAGTCAGTCAGCGTCCGACCGACGAGAGACGCTCCGCCCGCGACCGCAGTCCCGCGAACGCCTCCGGACACCGCCACGCTCACGGCGCGACCTCGGCCGACCGCGACGACCTCGGAACCGCCCGCGAAGCGCTCGTCCGAAAGCTCTCGTCGCTCGCGCGCGAGGCCGAGACGACCGACGACGTGGCCCGCGCCCGCGACCTGCTCGCGGCGACCCGTGAGGCCGCCGAAGCCCTCGCCGCGCTCGACCGGGCGAACCGTTAA